Proteins encoded together in one Pseudoroseomonas cervicalis window:
- a CDS encoding GIY-YIG nuclease family protein codes for MTATPGRSLELYYIDGRPDGMLTAELFNWTGHVLMAPRTQIAAALKRPEAGYAGIYLLIGEQEGEPRAYVGEGEDISARIKAHDTAKDWWTSAVLVTTAGNKLNKAHVRYLEARLIAEARAIGRVPLDNGTSPPRPSLSEADVAKMEAFLENLLIVLPAVRVDMFIQRARPAVILDSPAPFVPLQSPQFSMQTLPPVRFTLETPRHGIKATALLIDGEFVVQAGSLARESWIGQNGQTASYAPLHAELVNAGILAPQGALRVFTQNYAFKSPSAAAAVVNGRSTSGPSAWHLEGTGTTYKDWEARQLGASDMETT; via the coding sequence ATGACCGCCACCCCCGGCCGCTCCCTCGAACTCTACTACATCGACGGCCGGCCGGACGGCATGCTGACGGCCGAGCTGTTCAACTGGACCGGCCATGTGCTGATGGCGCCGCGCACGCAGATCGCCGCCGCGCTGAAGCGCCCGGAAGCTGGCTATGCCGGCATCTATCTGCTGATCGGCGAGCAGGAGGGTGAGCCGCGCGCCTATGTCGGCGAGGGCGAGGATATCAGCGCCCGCATCAAGGCGCATGACACGGCGAAGGATTGGTGGACCAGCGCCGTGCTGGTCACCACCGCCGGCAACAAGCTCAACAAGGCGCATGTGCGCTACCTAGAAGCCCGGCTGATCGCCGAGGCCCGCGCCATCGGCCGCGTGCCGCTCGACAACGGCACCAGCCCGCCCCGCCCCTCGCTCAGCGAGGCCGATGTGGCGAAGATGGAAGCCTTCCTCGAGAACCTGCTGATCGTGCTGCCGGCGGTGCGGGTGGACATGTTCATCCAGCGCGCCAGGCCTGCGGTCATCTTGGATAGCCCAGCCCCATTTGTTCCTCTTCAGTCGCCGCAATTTTCGATGCAGACCCTTCCACCGGTGCGATTCACATTGGAAACGCCGAGGCATGGCATTAAGGCGACGGCGCTCCTCATCGATGGGGAGTTTGTGGTGCAAGCAGGATCCTTGGCTCGGGAAAGTTGGATTGGGCAGAATGGCCAGACGGCCTCCTATGCGCCACTGCACGCGGAATTGGTTAATGCAGGTATTCTTGCTCCCCAAGGCGCATTGCGTGTCTTTACTCAAAACTACGCCTTTAAAAGCCCTAGCGCAGCGGCTGCCGTAGTCAACGGCCGCAGTACCAGCGGACCCAGTGCGTGGCACCTCGAAGGTACAGGCACCACCTATAAAGATTGGGAAGCAAGACAGCTCGGTGCGTCCGATATGGAGACCACATGA